From a region of the Malania oleifera isolate guangnan ecotype guangnan chromosome 12, ASM2987363v1, whole genome shotgun sequence genome:
- the LOC131144046 gene encoding heavy metal-associated isoprenylated plant protein 8-like, translating into MGAKNTDKQNGEQVPALDHPQDQRETKGEGGDQEKKSEEVKKNAPNSKAEAVLLGTYIHCEGCEVDVKKSLKFFEGVEEIEVDKKNHKVTVKGKNLDPWKVLERLEKKTQKHVELISPKVPRDAKKKVEVKGNTEATNKKEPQVIIAILKVYIHCESCAHEVKKCAQKMKGVLSVEVDPKKSLMTVKGTFDPPKLVHFIHKRGGKHVEIIKQEKVDGKDKDKGDGKDNDKGDGKSGEKKNEEGENKKGRGEPLFYYYPPQIVMEKTYPPLFFNDEDVNSCSIT; encoded by the exons ATGGGGGCCAAG AATACAGATAAACAAAACGGTGAACAAGTGCCAGCTCTAGATCATCCACAAGATCAACGAGAGACAAAAGGAGAAGGTGGGGATCAAGAAAAAAAATCCGAAGAGGTTAAAAAGAATGCACCTAACTCAAAAGCGGAGGCTGTTCTTTTGGGAACTTATATACATTGCGAAGGTTGTGAAGTTGATGTCAAAAAAAGCTTGAAGTTCTTTGAGG GTGTTGAAGAAATTGAGGTTGATAAGAAAAACCATAAGGTGACAGTCAAGGGGAAAAATTTGGATCCATGGAAAGTCTTGGAGAGGCTTGAAAAGAAAACCCAAAAACACGTGGAGTTGATTTCTCCAAAAGTACCGAGAGACGCCAAGAAGAAAGTTGAAGTAAAAGGAAATACTGAAGCCACAAACAAAAAAGAG CCTCAAGTAATAATTGCAATTCTCAAGGTCTACATACATTGCGAAAGTTGTGCTCATGAAGTCAAGAAATGTGCACAAAAGATGAAAG GAGTTTTGAGTGTAGAAGTGGATCCAAAGAAGTCTCTAATGACAGTGAAAGGCACGTTTGATCCACCAAAGCTTGTCCATTTTATTCATAAGCGAGGGGGGAAACATGTGGAAATTATAAAGCAAGAGAAAGTTGATGGCAAGGATAAGGATAAAGGGGATGGCAAGGACAACGATAAAGGGGATGGCAAGAGTGGGGAGAAGAAGAATGAAGAGGGGGAGAATAAAAAAGGTAGGGGAGAACCATTATTCTATTACTACCCTCCTCAAATTGTCATGGAAAAAACTTATCCTCCTTTATTCTTTAATGATGAGGATGTAAATTCATGTTCAATTACGTGA